In Scleropages formosus chromosome 6, fSclFor1.1, whole genome shotgun sequence, the genomic stretch AGACAGTACAGAAGCCATCAGTTCTACTTGCTATAGGTAGCAATCTCCCATCTGTACTGTTAAAAGGTTGAGTACTATGATTTGGTGTTAAGCCCTCATATCAAGCATGATGGTTTTGCAGCAGGATATTTTAAAGATTAAGAAAGTTGGCATTTCACTGGGCCTTGATAAAATGGCCATGATTGAAATCTAAGGTAATCACATTACAAATGGTATTGTATGCACAATCCACAGAATGACAAATCAGCATGTTCCAGTGGTGTACACCCCTATTCAGCTCAGCACAATCTTCTTGCTTGCTCATCCCAGTATAACTTGTATAACAATTTGCATGTTGAGATCATAAATGCTTAAATTCTTCATGGCATGAAACTTTCACTTTTGTAAATGAGCATTTCTCTGGcttcaaaactgatttttcttttttctcccccttcccAATAATCAGGAAGCAAACGATACCCTCTTGTTGGATCTGTCCTCTGAGGTTGATGACAATCAGAACTTTGTGAAGGGAAATCCTTTCACTTCCTCTGTCTTTTGGTCCAAATCTCAGCCCAGTATTATAGCTGAGAACACTTCTACATCAGACTTGATCCCTGATCCTTTCAGTGacaaacttttctccaaaagcaaccaACCAGCCTCCATGGACATTCCAGGCTCATTTGGCCATGGAGAAACTTGGCAAGACACAAATCAGCCAAAGCTGAATGGCAGTCATCAGAATGGTGACTCTGACTGTTTTGGTCAGCAATTTGATCAGTTATCCAGTAGAGCTATGATTCAGTCATTAGTGAATGACCACTGGCCTACACAAACATTACCAGCAACCTGGATAAAGGATGGGCTCCTAGTCAAGGAGCAGAACAGCATGTCGAAGTCCTCTCTGAACCCATTTCTTGAGAGTACTTGCAAGAGCACACAGCTGCAAAATGGAGTAAATGGTGATCTGGTGGGGTTTTCAGAGGTCTCTGTACCACCAAAGGAGTCTATGCTCATTAGTCCACCTCCACCCAACACAAAGGCTGGACGAGGAAGGAGGAGTGTTAAGGTGAAGCCAGACACTTTACTTGTCAGTTCCTTGTAGACTAAGGGTGTCAAACCTGGTCTTGGAGACTGGTTTTCTAGAAATATACATGTGCATATCAAGATGCCTCCCAGAGGCAGAGTTGAAATTTAATCAGTTCATCTCTAGATGAATAATCCAGTAATGGGTAGTTTAGGTTCTTCAGCTAATAGAATGGGTTTCTCTCAGATCATGGTTGGAAAACTCTGCCTTGATTTTTAATTGTGCATGTCTCATTTAATGCTTACTGCACTTGGAAAAGAGTACTTTAAGAGGTTGAGATTTTGACAGCTAAAACATTTGGTTATAGCAATTTCCAAACCATTTAACACTGCTTTCATCTAGTAAGCCATACCTAATGTCTTATTTCCTTTCATGCATCAGTGATAACCTTAAAGGTAAGCCTCCATTTGAGAAGGCATGATTTCTTTGTAGTTCTAAGTCTTTAGAAGCATCCAATGACTTTCAGTACTCTGGAAAAAGCCTAAAACAATGTTTCAGTAACTTTATGAAAGTTCATTCTTGCTGCTTTGTTCCCAACAGTCTCCTACAAATGTTTTTGGATCAGACTTGTTTGGTTCAGCTGGCCAGCCAGAAGTCTCTCCCCTTTCTGACCCTGCCCAGTGTAACACTATGGATCTCTTCAGCAGTGGTCCCATAACCACTGGTACCACAGCCTCAGGTGTGGGAAATGCCACTTCTCTACAGGGACTAGGTATTGTATGATGGTGTACTTTAAGCAGGGCAATCTTGCTTATGTAGAAGTACTACTGGTATGCTGTTTGAGTTATTCCTATTTCCCATAGGAACACTGCCACTGGGAGGTCCTTCTACAAACCTTACCTCAGGGACATCAGCATGGAGACCACCAGGCCCCACCATGTTTCCATCACCTAGTGGTATTTCTCAGGTCACAGGGCCTGTTCCCCAGTCAGCTTTTGGCACCCCATCCATGCCTGCATGGGTGCATATAGCACCACCTTTTGGTGCAGCTCACTCTCAGTCCCCACCCTGGGGTCAGGTCAGAGGCCCTGTAGCCCCTGTAGTCTGGCCTCAGCCTCCCATGGCTGGTTCTCTTCAAACCAGCATGGTGCCCCCCTCCATGCTGGGAGCTATGATGGGAATGCAGCAGGCTTCAACCCCTCAGCGTCAGCCCCCTCCTCGTCCAGCACCAGCAGATCCTCCTAAGGTTGAAAGTGCCTTTACTGCCTTGGACCCTCTAGGGGAGAAAGAGCAGAAGAATGTGAAAGACATGTTCAAGAACTTCCAAATGGCTAAACCCCCATCACAACCAGCAAAAAAGAATGAGCAGGGGACTGTCCCTAGCTCAAATAGTGGTCCCTTTGCAGAGTACTTCTCCAGCAAAGTGGGACTTGCCCAAGAGGCAGCAGATCATGATGACTTTGACATTGATCAGCTATCAAGCAAAATCAGTGGTAATGATTGGTTTCCTGATAGAATCAGTTCTGGCTAATGTACAGGTAACAATAGCAAAGTAATTTTGTATACTAAAATTACTGGTATGGTAGTTTAATGTATAATATGGACCTTTCAAGACATGGGTTtacctagattttttttttttttttcctcctccccccctcTTCAGTGGGAACTTAATTTCTGCTGTGTTCTTCTGTAGAGCCACCCAAACCTGCACCCCGACAGACACCTGCAACCACTGCCTCAGCCCAGGATCTGTTTGCTGACCCTTTTGGGGCTGATCCCTTTGAACCTGCTCCTTCAATTATGGCAAGCTAGTTCATTATGCAAGCTCTACAGAACAAAATGATGGCAATTCTCTTCCCTGCCAAAGTCCATCATGCTGAGCCCAATTAAATGCAATATATTGCATTGTACATCTGATCAAGAATATTCATGTACAACCTTGTACTCTTCCAATGTGTCTCAGAGCTCACCAATGCCCCAGCCAAGTGCTTCTGACCCTTTTGGAGACCCCTTTGGTGATCCCTTTGCCTGAGCACCACAACTTTCACCATATTCACCCCCAGGTGAGAGATCAGTAATTTCAGTGCAATGCAACTAATTTCAAACTAGTCATATGGCAAAATGTAACAACTTCTCTCTTTCCAGGACTTGATGACCTGAAGTTGACCCAATAAGCTATTCTGCTGTCACAGAAAACCAGCTGATCTACAGAGCATAGCCAGCTGATGCAACTTCTCCAAACCACCTTCCACTAACTTCACTTGCCCCAACACTGTTCAAATCCTGcacttttcatgtgttcttTCCAGATTGTTTACAAAAAAGCTAATAAATTGTACCCTATTTCAAGTTCATACATGGGTCTAGTGATCATATGTGTGAACTCCTTAATGGATAGTTACTACTGAACACTGGCTTTCAGTGTGCAGTTAATTCCaacatgcaaatgtttgtgtgcaaTATGCCAAGAGCATTGGCTATGAGTTGTACTGCAGTCTTGAGTCTTAACCATTTTGGATTTAAGTTCCTGAGACTGTTATGCAAGCCTTCAAGTTACAGGAAACTCTTCAGATGCAAAACTGATTTGGCAAGCAACCCGAAGGCAAACATCCACTCAAATGCCATGGCTCACTCAGTGCTATACAACACTTTGGTACAGGACTGGACTAAAACTACCTACCACTTTGTATCACTGCCTTAGTTTCTGTAAGGGTACCTGTTCCTATTGCTTTATTTTCCCTGATGCAAAATTCATATTCAACTTTTTTCTTACAGTGGAAGTAGGGGGGCTTCCCAATACTTTGTTCAGCAGCTGTTATCCTGTTAATACTCACCAATAGTGGTAGGAAACCACCAATCCTATATGGATATGCTTTGAGTTCAGTCAAACTTGCAACCAGTATGTGCTTCAAGTTAGAAGTCCTGCATTAGTGATGGAGTTCCACATAATGGTGGAACTCCTTCAGAAACTGATTATGCTACATTTTAGTTGTGGGTCTTTAGAACTAACCTTTCCATGTAGTATACCTCCTCCATAAATTGACTTTCAACTGAGTACAAGCCTGGTTAATGCACTCTTTCACAATTTGTTCTAATCATTTATGCCTTATAAAGCAACCTTctgcatgaaaacattttgcttttgaatTCCCAAAAcactatagtgtgtgtgtgtatactaacATGCAGAGATTAAGGGTCTGCTAGAACAAGGCCCAGAACACCCTCATTCCCAGAGAATCTTCCTCATTCTACAAAGTAAACTTTTGTCCACACATTGACACAGTAGCCCTGAACTGTTAGAGCATCAAGAACAAAAGTCTGAAAATATCTCCAGCTGCATGCCTAAAACATGTTTGTTCTTCTAATTGCAATACATCACTCATCTGTAAGGAAAGCATCAGACAGATCCATGAACACAATGTCAGCATACTAGCAGTCCGTAAGATGCATGGCCACTTTGTCCAAAACTAGCATCAGTCTGCTCCTCTTGTGTGCagcattcacaaaaaaaaaagtgtcagagcCACTGGAGTTCTCTTCCTTTTAATGGGAGGGTTCAACTTCCAGGGTACTTTTACCATCACAAACTCAAGGAGGTTATGAGATCTTCCCAACTGAGTGCCACACAGATccatttctctttaaaaaaagaactgatCTCCAAGTTGATACTTTGACTTGAGAAGAATTACTAGAGAATTTGACACAAACCTGTTCAACATTTACCTTGAACACAGgtcacacacgctggctgaaactgcttgtcccaagtagtggttgcagcaaaccaaagcctaacacagggtgcaagggtggaggggacacacccaggacaggacaccagtccatcacaaggcaccccaagcagggctcaaaccccagatccatcagggagcaggtcctggccaaaccctctgcaccacagcaccccctgaACGCAGGTCATGTGTCACCTAACCCTAGGAAGGCAAAAGGTGAAATCTCATATGGGATGTTTCTTCATAAAAAAGCCCATATGTCTGACACCTAGCATGAATCCCATACATCTTCTTACCTGAGTTGGTAGACCACACAGCAAGGTTTTGTTGCATATTAAGAGAAGTAATTATATCTTGAAAGTCTTTTAACATAAACTGAAGTGTCATGGAGTTCTATTTGAAAAACTCATTCTTCAGTTGGCATCAGAACTTTccttctgtaaaaatctttgatttagctgtaataaatacaaatgtgttaaaaggactttttaaaatattttcatagaaACCACCTGCCTTCAAGCTATGCTCAAATGGTATTCACTGCCACCTATTGCTTGCAACATCAAATCCATTagtttagctgacgctcttctccaaagtgagttataACATAAAGGTATTTACAActcaactgtttacccatttataatttatacacttggatattttcactggaggaatttgaggtaagtaccttgctgctcaaaagccagaggtgggaatcgagcctatggatccaaaggcagcagcgctaaccactacagtaccgcTCTGCCCTACACCCATATCACCTGTTCACTcctaaaaaaaacagaaatgttattaaatagaaacacatacaattaaaaataaatagcctAAATAAATGTTCGTAGCTTTTCAACTGTGGTTAACATGTTATGAGCCAGTCGACGTCACATCACTGAATTCACACAAACtcacaaaaaaaacttgaaaaaactTATGCTAATGTAATATACACAGATTCAGATTGTATTTACATAACAATGCGAACATTCGCTACGCCGACATTCATACTACGTTCTGCAGCTGAACAAAATTTGTTGCGTTACATCATGCTGCCGTTGAGTACTGGGAAATGTATTACTTTGAGCATAAAAGTAGCGGTTGCCAAAGTGTTAAGAACTACAGCTCCAACAATCCTTTGCTAAACCAACGGCGCATTTTTCATGACGTCACCTATATCAACATGGCGGAGGACATTGAAAAGCACGAAACGGAAAAATAATGTCTGGTAGAAAAATGAAACATCGTCAAAGTGAGTATTTTATGTGAACTTCATATATTTTGGAGTTAAGTACACCTACTTATTTAACGTATTAAAAGTAGCTCTCTAACTATAAAGCATTTTTGTCTGTTACGCCTAAGCTTAAGCCTGGCTGGACCGAGTGAGTTGTTATAATTAGTACTACTACTAAGTCTAGTGGTGCTTCTTTCAACCTGACAGCATTTCCCCACTTGCAGACAAATGCAATCTCACTTCTCATTAGGCTGACACGCTGGAGAGAGGCATGAtatccttattattattattattattattattattattattattattgagcaGACGCTTAGCGACTTTCAACAGGATCAACTAGCCCACCACACAccataaattatattatattcacCAGGTGACTTACTGCTAGATacgactgggtcactcatcaattcACCTGTGAAGCACACTTtcttgtcacacacactgtgggggtacccgaacagcaagtctttggactgtgggaggaaaccagagcacctggaggaaacccacactattattataatacaggtggtccccgactttcGATGATTGGGattacgatttttttcgactttacgatggtgagctggcgatagatattcagtagaaactgtagtgtacttcaaattttgactccccctccccccggcaAGCAATATTGCAgcgcgatactctctcgcgatgctgggcagcgacagcgatccgtaTCTCCCGGTCTGTCGCACAGAGGTGTATAATTATataggtgtattaaatgaatttttccacttaccatatttttgacttacaataggtctcgcggaacataaccccatcgtaaatcgattATCGGGGGCCAcctgtcataataataataacctttaGCAGATCGAATAAGACCGAGGCGACTTACAGTGATAGATTCACTTcacagtgatttagccattatataaatttatacaACAGAGTGTAGGAACTGTGAAGTTAATTAATACCGGAGTCATTTTAAAAGACTATGTCTAAAAAAAAACTAGGTTATGCCATTGAGATAAAATCATAGTAGTAGCAAGATGCAGTCATTTTTACCACTGGCTTGTCATAGAATCGAGTAGTAAGTATAGTAAGGCGTTTGTGATCAGAACAGTGTCAGTTTTTTGTCCTTTGTCTGTATATTGGTTTTGGCACGTACTTTAAAATAGACAGGTGGATTCCCTAAGCAGATCAAATTAGATTCATTTGCTCCTTTGgcgaagggggcgcggtggtgcagtgggttggaccgggtcctgctctccagtgggtctggggtttgaatcccgcttggggtgccttgcgacggactggcgtcccgtcctgggtgtgtcccctccccctctggccttacgccctgtgttaccgggtaggctccggttccccgccaccccgtatgggacaagcggttctgaaaatgtgtgtgtgtgtgtgtgtgtgtgtgtgtgtgtgtgtgtgtgcgcgcgcgcgcgcgcgcgctcctttGGCCATAGGTACACCTGAGTATTACTTCTGTTACTTTGGTTAACATTATAATTAGGTTATATTTTCCTGTTCTCATTTAGATTAGTATCATGTTTATTGCTGGTGTTAAATTGTGCTGAACTCTTTACTGACAGGATGATGCGGAGATCACGGATTGCTGTACGGCCCAATGTAAGGCCTGGAAGCCGAGGGCTGACCGCCACACAGGATGCACAGCCTGTGTGGAGCAGCACAAATGATGCTCGGGACTGTGATGAAGCACCTCAGAGCTCTGGGACGGAAGCTGGTGGAGCTGGAGTGCAGAAGGGGGCAGCAGACCAACCTGATGAAAAAGAATGCAGCGATCATTCAACACATAGTACCCGTTGTTCACAGCCGGAAAAAGCTTCTTTTCACTTGTAAGTCTTATTTCTTTggtgatatttttattaaacatttcttgTAATTTACCATTACACTGCTAAAAATTTTCTTAAACTAGCTAGGGCCTGCATGAGGGTACCATAGCTTGACCCATCGTTGGTCTTGATCTGGCAGCATTCTGGTCCTAAGTCTGAATCTTTAGCCAATATGTGACCAACTATAAGAGTTCAGTatgaaatgtaattactgttttttttttttttttttttctgtaatggtTTACCAGGACATATTAATTATCTGCACTGTAACTTACTTTTTGTTATATACTTTTTCCTGCTGTCTGATGAAGGGATGGAAAACACCAGAATGGAGAGACCACTGCTTGTAGCAACCCCCCAGTTCCTTCCTGGCAAAGAAGAAATCGATTTTGTGTCATGCCTAATCTTACCAAGACCAGGATGATTGCAGCACCAACCCGCTCATTTCACAGGACTCCCAGGTCTCCTGCCGCAAAGGCAGTAGGAAGTCCCCCAGCTGAGGTCACAGTAGCTGAATCTGAAGGCCAGCTGCAGTTGAACAGCAATTCCTCACATGCTCTCAGATCTCCAAGCAGACAGAGGGCTTCTAGCTGTGGAAAACAGCCCAAAATTCAAAGCAGACCTGCACCCTTGTCATCAGCCTCCAAAAACCAGAGTGATTCTTCTCAAGCGAGGAAACTTGTATCTAAAACAACGCCATGTTTGCCTGCGGAAGTGTTGGAGCGACAGCAGGAGGCAGCCCCCAGCCACAGCAGGGCCTTCACAAGTGAACCCTCTCCAGTGGCTCCAAAGTTATTACAGGGCATTGTGTCATTTACAAAGGTCCATCCACCTCTGTCCACCTTGACCTCAAGGAACCAGAGTATCTCCTTTGAACGCGAGAGGATTGTGAAGGCCAACAAGCTGAGGGAGCTTCTAAAGCGAGAATGGAAAAAAGAGAGGGTTAGTATGATTCTGATTAGTCCTGGTAACTGTTGCCTTTTCAAGATGTGTTGAAATAATATCCCTTTGCTTAAAATGCCAAACTTACCAATTCCTGTTTTGTGTTCTACAGTTACTGaccatatttcattttgtacaccttgcttttgtttttttttttttttttttttttttttttgtggtatgccaaatttaatttttgtttttataatgcCACCACCACTAGACATGGTGTAAAAACTATACTTAGATTTATGTTATAgcttttcatgtatttttttgtatgatGCTTCTTTAAAAGTTTGTTAAATATTGTAACTTTCTCAGTATATTTAACAATATTGCAGTagtgattaataaaaaatgtgttcctgtAGAAGCACAAGAAAAGCAAATCCATCGTTTCTGAATGCAACACACCACAGGACCGTAACAAGATGACAATGGCAGACCTTatccactatcttccagacaCCAATCCAATGAAGTAATATTaccttttcatttcaacattgTTTTAGCTATTTTCTGAGATTCTTGCTATTCACGTTTCattgtaattttgtgtttttccaagctttataaatttatatttgatGTTTGAAGAGTTAAAAATCATTTGATATCAAACAGATCCTACCTCGTGGAGGAGatgaaacacactgaaaaagttGTTCCGTCATCACCGTGCAAAAAGTAAGAGCCTCTGTGTGGTTCTTGATGTGGAATACATGTTTGACAGCATCTatcatttctttttgtgtgATTGTAGATTACTAAGCCCTTCTGAAAAAGAATCTGATCATGctcttccttttattttttttaaagtctgcaTGAGGACCCACGAAAAAATGAAGTAGAGGATGACAGGCATGTGGAGGATACTGATAATGATCCTGCCCAGGATGCTCAGCTGGCAGTGCCTAGGGTAAAAGTGGCAGAAGACGGTTCCTTGATTATCGATGAGGAAAGGTAACATCCTTGTTTTGTAACTTTTTGCTACATTCTTTTCTGCCACATTACAAGCTCCGTGAATTATGGCAAGAAAGTGTACGTACTTAAGACAAGTTGAATCCTCCAGCGTTTTTCCCAGCACATcactttttgtacatttcagtttaactgtTGAGGTCTCGAGGGTTAAAGGCCCTAACACAGTGGAGGAGAATGACCCCATTTTTGAACGTGGATCTTCAACGACTTACTCGAGCTTCCGGAAAACCAGCTACACTAAGCCCTGGTCTgacaaaggtaaaaataaaaaaaattaacaaagatTATCTtaattataaacattttcttttcattaaccTTACCTATATAATAGCAAAGAAATTGTATAAGGTTCGGTACACAtttgtatacaggtggtccccgatttatgatggggttatggTCTGCAAAAGCCATCATAAGTCAGAAATATTGTAGGTCAaaaatgcgtttaatacacctcacctaccaaacatcatagcctaacATACGTGCAGTGGCCATCACGGGCTTGCTACCTTCATGCTGAttgttatcttgagtttctcctcaagagtaattgccctcctcttgttcttcccaccagtaacaggagagacagatgggtgtttctgtgacattacggatgcagaaaacacagcctAGGTACAGGGGGGTATTTGTATAGCGACTGCATGGCAGACTGAGAGATGCCAATAGCTGCCGccgcccagcatcgtgagagagtatcccACCGCATATTTCTtgcccggggggggggaaaaaaatcaaaattcaaaattcgaagtacagtttctactgaatgtctattgccagctcaccatcgtaaagtcaaa encodes the following:
- the dab2 gene encoding disabled homolog 2 isoform X1, with protein sequence MSTEVDTTVNNQADLGTAKTASKREKKKGPEKNDEFLLARFKGDGVRYKAKLIGVDDVPEARGDKMSQDSMMKLKGMAVAARSQGKHKQRIWVTISLSGIKIIDEKMGVIEHEHAVSKISFIARDVTDNRAFGYVCGAEGQHQFFAIKTAQQAEPLVMDLKDLFQLIFNMKKKEAEGPKTDEMDNKVVLNGSDALLNTEGQGENLKAVDQLDLFGDMSTPPDLHSPSEANDTLLLDLSSEVDDNQNFVKGNPFTSSVFWSKSQPSIIAENTSTSDLIPDPFSDKLFSKSNQPASMDIPGSFGHGETWQDTNQPKLNGSHQNGDSDCFGQQFDQLSSRAMIQSLVNDHWPTQTLPATWIKDGLLVKEQNSMSKSSLNPFLESTCKSTQLQNGVNGDLVGFSEVSVPPKESMLISPPPPNTKAGRGRRSVKSPTNVFGSDLFGSAGQPEVSPLSDPAQCNTMDLFSSGPITTGTTASGVGNATSLQGLGTLPLGGPSTNLTSGTSAWRPPGPTMFPSPSGISQVTGPVPQSAFGTPSMPAWVHIAPPFGAAHSQSPPWGQVRGPVAPVVWPQPPMAGSLQTSMVPPSMLGAMMGMQQASTPQRQPPPRPAPADPPKVESAFTALDPLGEKEQKNVKDMFKNFQMAKPPSQPAKKNEQGTVPSSNSGPFAEYFSSKVGLAQEAADHDDFDIDQLSSKISEPPKPAPRQTPATTASAQDLFADPFGADPFEPAPSIMSSPMPQPSASDPFGDPFGDPFA
- the dab2 gene encoding disabled homolog 2 isoform X2: MSTEVDTTVNNQADLGTAKTASKREKKKGPEKNDEFLLARFKGDGVRYKAKLIGVDDVPEARGDKMSQDSMMKLKGMAVAARSQGKHKQRIWVTISLSGIKIIDEKMGVIEHEHAVSKISFIARDVTDNRAFGYVCGAEGQHQFFAIKTAQQAEPLVMDLKDLFQLIFNMKKKEAEGPKTDEMDNKVVLNGSDALLNTEGQGENLKAVDQLDLFGDMSTPPDLHSPSEANDTLLLDLSSEVDDNQNFVKGNPFTSSVFWSKSQPSIIAENTSTSDLIPDPFSDKLFSKSNQPASMDIPGSFGHGETWQDTNQPKLNGSHQNGDSDCFGQQFDQLSSRAMIQSLVNDHWPTQTLPATWIKDGLLVKEQNSMSKSSLNPFLESTCKSTQLQNGVNGDLVGFSEVSVPPKESMLISPPPPNTKAGRGRRSVKSPTNVFGSDLFGSAGQPEVSPLSDPAQCNTMDLFSSGPITTGTTASGTLPLGGPSTNLTSGTSAWRPPGPTMFPSPSGISQVTGPVPQSAFGTPSMPAWVHIAPPFGAAHSQSPPWGQVRGPVAPVVWPQPPMAGSLQTSMVPPSMLGAMMGMQQASTPQRQPPPRPAPADPPKVESAFTALDPLGEKEQKNVKDMFKNFQMAKPPSQPAKKNEQGTVPSSNSGPFAEYFSSKVGLAQEAADHDDFDIDQLSSKISEPPKPAPRQTPATTASAQDLFADPFGADPFEPAPSIMSSPMPQPSASDPFGDPFGDPFA
- the dab2 gene encoding disabled homolog 2 isoform X3; translated protein: MSTEVDTTVNNQADLGTAKTASKREKKKGPEKNDEFLLARFKGDGVRYKAKLIGVDDVPEARGDKMSQDSMMKLKGMAVAARSQGKHKQRIWVTISLSGIKIIDEKMGVIEHEHAVSKISFIARDVTDNRAFGYVCGAEGQHQFFAIKTAQQAEPLVMDLKDLFQLIFNMKKKEAEGPKTDEMDNKVVLNGSDALLNTEGQGENLKAVDQLDLFGDMSTPPDLHSPSSPTNVFGSDLFGSAGQPEVSPLSDPAQCNTMDLFSSGPITTGTTASGVGNATSLQGLGTLPLGGPSTNLTSGTSAWRPPGPTMFPSPSGISQVTGPVPQSAFGTPSMPAWVHIAPPFGAAHSQSPPWGQVRGPVAPVVWPQPPMAGSLQTSMVPPSMLGAMMGMQQASTPQRQPPPRPAPADPPKVESAFTALDPLGEKEQKNVKDMFKNFQMAKPPSQPAKKNEQGTVPSSNSGPFAEYFSSKVGLAQEAADHDDFDIDQLSSKISEPPKPAPRQTPATTASAQDLFADPFGADPFEPAPSIMSSPMPQPSASDPFGDPFGDPFA